Proteins encoded in a region of the Mercenaria mercenaria strain notata chromosome 1, MADL_Memer_1, whole genome shotgun sequence genome:
- the LOC123536166 gene encoding uncharacterized protein LOC123536166 isoform X2 has translation MAINNDTIGIVLFVLAIFAAILNVLSIVYKLCKDFTTPKLWKYSLLYQDTAYCCLSLGLLVFFIYSFGADTSVCDAAGFFLLFGIVQCLLSYITTGIILLSIQNPGKSSSISNFHRNIFIVIVTPEIIIGCLLSSLPYISDRLFNTDLPFDIACFPIRDHGQQGAAYGTLLVAICWIVVIAIAVCDVIIALKLWKFNNRIHSAQNNVWQAQLIVQGKILVIVLLIEHVVCIVVILTTTLSIYVNVDIFSNNKTWIVMTSLAVSVIVHGVVSNICNVMWTSCCCRDNSAVKEPHRKLKKLELLNIETTGKLRMKATWTIGKHATKRGLMKVYGTNHLKTWAQEIVMLGMLRRIQHPSLIQCLWTNSSNPYYETMTLISGEIITSDSRIICLELTNGGTLHDFLQKAELPLPEQCQRMIVHDVAEGLFYLHHENILHNNLSTSCVYLKGSLQSMVLRAAVGDFEEALIYGTLQQSVDNSVKDKRHFFLPDIRSFALVALQVVSRMSEKKFQNRYVHYNAEHVPLKLNLTSVISDEEDEFQAQYSYEAEDTHRMFRAIHDDDNFSSDESEENFQIGKKESGSLANLTSPRRAMSPLYTGRDVSTPDTIIDSGDSDNDTCNADVSENPTTQTNIPRSKNNITELADANERLNKSHEKSIVSSKKLSTRAKSKSVDSLGNDSANLFRQFDSGRCVSPDPMKDETLQKLRKETKSSAMINKKERKFSFSRKKSEEEFFQNGKMEAFVKSDARQNEKRKDGKWLNKPGSILKSITSNDTTVSVFKAKPTDEESHLDAIEEEDISPGQSSFPRQVKVKEAKINKPEVWDIIDEQYYTQVNKKALNKLKKTVSGESRSSLWSFISTPEDLDEDDMDDILECLPGMTDPFEYRKPEITVSDIMAERDYAKKKDSSKKKFNFTQMSKSKFELIDYYEMLKAKQITINDIPEDKREMLLNVVELKLEEKRKRDHTVNTVIRSDEMYDNNMSPVSTCNNSNSGKVKMVSFRKTQSPSSPLRHPFPAENDPRLDRARSAPLKRSRTPVIKPPTEKTPELNPAFHDSKAVTYAKRNRARAALKRAIHNKGKQSLPRHALERGQQDLAVKYATVRKVAYGSNEAQNKAEAGELITVPVPTSESFSIMNQKMQKNHVKRFSSFSSNESASTLSSSERQRTADTSLTSGELSSLSSQAESEHYETDYHMTSVENEIKLHSEGRKTIQTPSSRVDSGFDSSSISSEMSDAFTNRKLHLNTQFQIASNKGVVDSWARNYKMVDSSLDLTPNSVANKCLPPVGSLSEQTSTGENKNVNDNKLIVNTDRECVKSDISRGKGNNVRNRKRAIPRRQNESHTLNITPYTTVSSRPDPPHSRSMSPPSRIMSPVGRPMSPSRSLSPTSSRQSLSNGYENATNITQTARPMSPDVRPKSPISRPMSPLNRPMSPNVQPTNNYAVKSNSTSSISRALSPTAGLPKTINSKPFSPGRKLSRPVSPKEKSTVPDTSKEGLNTNDVSDSVSLAESSTSKASKRYRELVKKGVPLRTSVIDASPTRLEGHLNELDTRPATAESMFEEPPDDQELFENLEANGFFANRARSRSPSPNKFCSSGQSKRSANNKPNGKHAGTRRKKKRPIPLEEIVRESPDSRKGKPHRSASKNHLAVTDEAILNQPTSEDSETCSIKTNKSSTSSPSGSKPKMMIDAELVIDRIFSQNQHENNELDVEVEAALGLDKDPFKAVKEMYLENGPCETPNLNEIPLLNGVTQKHVHECIEMVSGLHVLSLRDLLPASQTSFQVLRNKLQQVGQLGTVGNQLLDVIHKCWLQDMPPSSGDLVEQLTDPVTETEL, from the exons ATGGCCATAAATAATGATACGATAGGTATAGTCTTGTTCGTGCTCGCAATATTTGCTGCTATATTAAATGTTTTGTCAATTGTTTATAAACTGTGTAAGGACTTCACAACACCTAAACTTTGGAAATATTCCCTGTTATATCAGGATACCGCATACTGTTGTCTCTCTTTAGGATTATTGGTGTTTTTTATCTATTCGTTTGGTGCCGATACCTCTGTTTGTGACGCCGCTggctttttccttttatttggaATCGTTCAGTGTTTGCTATCATATATAACAACCGGGATAATATTATTGTCCATACAAAATCCAGGAAAATCGTCATCAATATCAAATTTCCACAGGAATATTTTTATCGTGATTGTAACACCGGAAATTATTATAGGGTGTCTTCTATCCAGTCTCCCTTATATATCGGACAGACTGTTCAACACTGACTTACcatttgatattgcatgtttccCTATTAGGGACCACGGACAACAAGGAGCAGCCTATGGCACATTGTTGGTTGCTATATGCTGGATTGTAGTTATTGCTATTGCTGTCTGTGATGTCATTATCGCCTTAAAATTATGGAAATTCAACAATAGAATTCATTCTGCACAGAATAACGTTTGGCAAGCACAGCTTATTGTTCAAGGAAAAATACTCGTTATAGTGTTGCTGATTGAACACGTTGTGTGTATTGTGGTTATCTTAACAACAACTCTTAGCATTTATGTAAATGTAGATATATTCAGCAACAATAAAACATGGATTGTGATGACGTCATTAGCTGTATCTGTCATTGTTCACGGTGTAGTATCTAATATATGCAACGTGATGTGGACATCCTGCTGTTGCCGAGATAATAGTGCGGTCAAAGAACCTCacagaaaattaaagaaattggAACTCCTAAATATTGAG ACTACGGGCAAACTTCGTATGAAAGCAACATGGACTATAGGTAAACACGCGACCAAGCGAGGACTGATGAAGGTGTATGGAACCAACCATCTGAAAACATGGGCCCAGGAGATTGTTATGTTGGGAATGTTGAGGAGAATTCAGCACCCGAGTCTTATACAGTGTCTGTGGACAAACAGTTCCAATCCTTATTACGAGACAATGACGCTTATATCAGGGGAGATAATTACAAGTGATTCTAG AATAATATGTCTTGAGCTGACAAATGGCGGAACGCTCcatgattttttacaaaaagccGAACTTCCACTTCCGGAACAGTGTCAGCGTATGATTGTACATGATGTCGCTGAGGGTTTGTTCTATCTTCACCATGAAAATATTCTACATAACAACTTGAGCACATCCTGCGTTTACCTCAAAGGCTCACTACAG AGCATGGTTCTGAGGGCAGCAGTTGGTGATTTTGAGGAGGCCCTTATTTATGGAACATTACAACAAAGTGTTGACAATTCAGTGAAAGACAAGCGGCACTTCTTTCTGCCGGATATACGGTCGTTTGCACTTGTTGCACTTCAAGTCGTGTCTAGAAtgtctgaaaaaaagtttcaaaacagaTATGTACATTACAATGCTGAACACGTGCCGCTTAAACTTAACTTGACCAGTGTCATATCTGACGAAGAAGATGAGTTTCAAGCACAATATTCTTATGAAGCTGAAGATACGCATAGGATGTTTCGTGCAATTCATGATGATGATAATTTTTCTAGTGATGAGAGTGAAGAAAACTTTCAAATTGGAAAGAAAGAAAGCGGATCTTTAGCGAATCTGACTTCCCCGCGGCGTGCAATGTCACCACTTTACACTGGAAGAGATGTAAGCACACCAGATACAATAATTGATAGCGGTGACTCCGACAATGACACATGTAATGCCGATGTGTCCGAGAATCCAACAACTCAAACAAATATACCTCGTTCGAAAAATAATATTACAGAATTAGCAGATGCTAATGAACGTTTGAACAAAAGTCATGAAAAGTCAATTGTCAGTAGTAAAAAGCTCAGCACTAGAGCTAAATCGAAAAGTGTTGACAGTTTAGGCAACGATTCCGCGAACCTTTTTAGACAGTTTGATAGTGGTAGGTGTGTTTCACCTGACCCGATGAAGGACGAAACGTTGCAGAAACTCAGAAAGGAAACTAAATCAAGTGCTATGATaaacaagaaagaaagaaaattttctttcAGTAGGAAGAAATCCGAAGAAGAATTTTTTCAGAATGGCAAAATGGAAGCTTTTGTTAAGTCTGATGCAAGACAAAACGAAAAGCGTAAGGATGGAAAATGGCTGAACAAACCAGGTTCAATTCTGAAATCTATAACAAGTAATGACACCACCGTATCAGTCTTCAAAGCAAAACCTACCGATGAAGAAAGTCATCTGGATGCAATAGAGGAAGAGGACATTTCACCAGGCCAAAGTTCATTTCCAAGACAGGTCAAAGTTAAAGAGGCTAAAATAAATAAGCCTGAAGTATGGGATATTATTGATGAGCAATATTATACGCAAGTGAATAAAAAAgcattaaacaaattaaaaaagacaGTGTCAGGGGAGTCGAGATCAAGTCTTTGGTCATTCATTTCTACTCCAGAAGATCTTGACGAGGATGACATGGATGATATACTTGAATGTTTACCCGGAATGACCGATCCTTTTGAATACCGAAAACCGGAAATAACGGTCAGCGACATTATGGCTGAACGTGACTATGCAAAGAAGAAAGATTCATCGAAAAAGAAATTCAACTTCACACAAATGTCAAAATCCAAATTTGAGTTGATTGACTACTACGAAATGTTGAAAGCTAAACAGATCACTATCAACGACATTCCTGAAGACAAACgtgaaatgttattaaatgtggtagagctaaaactagaggaaaaaagaaaaagagaccACACTGTTAATACAGTTATTCGAAGCGATGAAATGTACGATAATAATATGAGTCCGGTCAGTACATGCAATAACAGTAACTCGGGTAAAGTAAAAATGGTAAGTTTCAGAAAAACTCAGAGTCCTTCTTCACCTCTACGGCATCCGTTTCCGGCAGAAAATGATCCAAGACTTGACCGTGCAAGGTCAGCACCGTTGAAAAGGTCTAGAACACCTGTGATTAAGCCACCTACTGAAAAAACACCAGAACTTAATCCAGCATTTCATGATAGTAAGGCAGTCACATATGCAAAACGTAACAGGGCGAGGGCTGCGCTGAAACGAGCTATACATAATAAAGGTAAACAGTCACTTCCAAGACACGCATTGGAAAGAGGACAACAGGATTTGGCAGTAAAATATGCCACCGTCCGAAAAGTAGCATATGGTTCAAACGAAGCTCAAAATAAGGCTGAAGCTGGCGAGTTGATAACTGTACCAGTACCGACAAGTGAAAGTTTCTCGATAATGAATCAGAAAATGCAGAAAAATCATGTCAAGCGGTTTTCGAGTTTTAGCAGCAACGAAAGTGCTAGCACTCTAAGTTCAAGTGAAAGGCAAAGAACGGCTGACACTTCACTGACAAGTGGTGAGTTATCCTCTCTATCATCACAAGCTGAAAGTGAACATTACGAAACGGATTATCACATGACCagtgttgaaaatgaaattaaattacaTTCAGAAGGGAGAAAAACGATACAAACACCATCATCACGTGTTGATAGCGGTTTTGACAGTAGCTCGATTAGTAGTGAGATGTCAGATGCATTTACAAAtagaaaactgcatttaaatacaCAGTTTCAAATTGCAAGTAATAAAGGTGTTGTAGACTCATGGgcaagaaattacaaaatggttgACAGCAGTTTAGACTTGACACCAAACTCGGTTGCAAACAAATGTCTACCTCCTGTTGGTAGTCTTTCCGAACAAACGTCAActggtgaaaataaaaatgtaaatgataacAAACTAATCGTTAACACAGACAGGGAGTGTGTAAAATCAGATATATCACGCGGAAAAGGTAATAATGTGCGAAACAGAAAACGTGCTATCCCGCGTAGGCAAAATGAGTCTCATACGCTTAACATAACACCATATACGACAGTATCTAGTCGACCTGACCCTCCCCACAGCCGATCTATGTCACCACCAAGCCGAATAATGTCCCCTGTTGGACGACCAATGTCTCCTAGCCGGTCACTCTCTCCAACATCATCAAGGCAATCTCTGTCAAATGGTTATGAAAACGCAACTAATATAACACAAACAGCACGACCTATGTCACCTGATGTAAGACCAAAGTCTCCTATATCTAGGCCGATGTCACCGTTGAATCGACCTATGTCTCCAAATGTTCAGCCTACTAACAACTATGCAGTTAAGTCAAATTCGACATCGTCAATTTCAAGAGCTTTATCACCAACAGCGGGTCTTCCAAAGACAATTAATTCAAAACCATTTTCACCTGGGCGAAAGTTAAGCCGACCTGTTTCACCCAAAGAAAAATCAACAGTACCCGATACATCAAAGGAAGGGTTAAATACAAATGATGTTTCAGACAGTGTGAGTCTGGCTGAATCCTCAACATCAAAAGCATCCAAAAGATATAGAGAACTCGTAAAGAAAGGTGTTCCTCTGCGAACATCAGTAATTGATGCTAGTCCAACCCGACTTGAAGGTCACTTAAACGAATTAGATACCCGACCGGCAACTGCTGAAAGCATGTTCGAAGAACCACCAGATGACCAAGAACTGTTCGAAAACCTTGAGGCAAATGGATTCTTTGCTAATAGAGCAAGATCACGTTCACCAAGTccaaataaattttgtagttcaGGCCAAAGCAAAAGGTCTGCGAACAACAAACCTAATGGCAAACACGCAGGTACAAGACGAAAGAAGAAGAGACCGATTCCTTTAGAAGAGATTGTACGTGAAAGTCCAGACTCTCGTAAAGGAAAGCCACATAGGTCTGCGAGCAAAAATCATCTTGCAGTAACAGATGAAGCTATACTTAATCAACCAACATCAGAAGATTCAGAAACATGCAGTATTAAGACAAATAAAAGTAGTACGTCCTCACCATCTGGATCAAAGCCAAAAATGATGATTGATGCCGAACTTGTAATTGATAGGATATTCTCGCAGAATCAACATGAAAATAATGAATTAGATGTAGAAGTCGAGGCAGCACTAGGTTTGGACAAAGATCCTTTCAAAG
- the LOC123536166 gene encoding uncharacterized protein LOC123536166 isoform X1 — translation MAINNDTIGIVLFVLAIFAAILNVLSIVYKLCKDFTTPKLWKYSLLYQDTAYCCLSLGLLVFFIYSFGADTSVCDAAGFFLLFGIVQCLLSYITTGIILLSIQNPGKSSSISNFHRNIFIVIVTPEIIIGCLLSSLPYISDRLFNTDLPFDIACFPIRDHGQQGAAYGTLLVAICWIVVIAIAVCDVIIALKLWKFNNRIHSAQNNVWQAQLIVQGKILVIVLLIEHVVCIVVILTTTLSIYVNVDIFSNNKTWIVMTSLAVSVIVHGVVSNICNVMWTSCCCRDNSAVKEPHRKLKKLELLNIETTGKLRMKATWTIGKHATKRGLMKVYGTNHLKTWAQEIVMLGMLRRIQHPSLIQCLWTNSSNPYYETMTLISGEIITSDSRIICLELTNGGTLHDFLQKAELPLPEQCQRMIVHDVAEGLFYLHHENILHNNLSTSCVYLKGSLQPDTHKGNTKSMVLRAAVGDFEEALIYGTLQQSVDNSVKDKRHFFLPDIRSFALVALQVVSRMSEKKFQNRYVHYNAEHVPLKLNLTSVISDEEDEFQAQYSYEAEDTHRMFRAIHDDDNFSSDESEENFQIGKKESGSLANLTSPRRAMSPLYTGRDVSTPDTIIDSGDSDNDTCNADVSENPTTQTNIPRSKNNITELADANERLNKSHEKSIVSSKKLSTRAKSKSVDSLGNDSANLFRQFDSGRCVSPDPMKDETLQKLRKETKSSAMINKKERKFSFSRKKSEEEFFQNGKMEAFVKSDARQNEKRKDGKWLNKPGSILKSITSNDTTVSVFKAKPTDEESHLDAIEEEDISPGQSSFPRQVKVKEAKINKPEVWDIIDEQYYTQVNKKALNKLKKTVSGESRSSLWSFISTPEDLDEDDMDDILECLPGMTDPFEYRKPEITVSDIMAERDYAKKKDSSKKKFNFTQMSKSKFELIDYYEMLKAKQITINDIPEDKREMLLNVVELKLEEKRKRDHTVNTVIRSDEMYDNNMSPVSTCNNSNSGKVKMVSFRKTQSPSSPLRHPFPAENDPRLDRARSAPLKRSRTPVIKPPTEKTPELNPAFHDSKAVTYAKRNRARAALKRAIHNKGKQSLPRHALERGQQDLAVKYATVRKVAYGSNEAQNKAEAGELITVPVPTSESFSIMNQKMQKNHVKRFSSFSSNESASTLSSSERQRTADTSLTSGELSSLSSQAESEHYETDYHMTSVENEIKLHSEGRKTIQTPSSRVDSGFDSSSISSEMSDAFTNRKLHLNTQFQIASNKGVVDSWARNYKMVDSSLDLTPNSVANKCLPPVGSLSEQTSTGENKNVNDNKLIVNTDRECVKSDISRGKGNNVRNRKRAIPRRQNESHTLNITPYTTVSSRPDPPHSRSMSPPSRIMSPVGRPMSPSRSLSPTSSRQSLSNGYENATNITQTARPMSPDVRPKSPISRPMSPLNRPMSPNVQPTNNYAVKSNSTSSISRALSPTAGLPKTINSKPFSPGRKLSRPVSPKEKSTVPDTSKEGLNTNDVSDSVSLAESSTSKASKRYRELVKKGVPLRTSVIDASPTRLEGHLNELDTRPATAESMFEEPPDDQELFENLEANGFFANRARSRSPSPNKFCSSGQSKRSANNKPNGKHAGTRRKKKRPIPLEEIVRESPDSRKGKPHRSASKNHLAVTDEAILNQPTSEDSETCSIKTNKSSTSSPSGSKPKMMIDAELVIDRIFSQNQHENNELDVEVEAALGLDKDPFKAVKEMYLENGPCETPNLNEIPLLNGVTQKHVHECIEMVSGLHVLSLRDLLPASQTSFQVLRNKLQQVGQLGTVGNQLLDVIHKCWLQDMPPSSGDLVEQLTDPVTETEL, via the exons ATGGCCATAAATAATGATACGATAGGTATAGTCTTGTTCGTGCTCGCAATATTTGCTGCTATATTAAATGTTTTGTCAATTGTTTATAAACTGTGTAAGGACTTCACAACACCTAAACTTTGGAAATATTCCCTGTTATATCAGGATACCGCATACTGTTGTCTCTCTTTAGGATTATTGGTGTTTTTTATCTATTCGTTTGGTGCCGATACCTCTGTTTGTGACGCCGCTggctttttccttttatttggaATCGTTCAGTGTTTGCTATCATATATAACAACCGGGATAATATTATTGTCCATACAAAATCCAGGAAAATCGTCATCAATATCAAATTTCCACAGGAATATTTTTATCGTGATTGTAACACCGGAAATTATTATAGGGTGTCTTCTATCCAGTCTCCCTTATATATCGGACAGACTGTTCAACACTGACTTACcatttgatattgcatgtttccCTATTAGGGACCACGGACAACAAGGAGCAGCCTATGGCACATTGTTGGTTGCTATATGCTGGATTGTAGTTATTGCTATTGCTGTCTGTGATGTCATTATCGCCTTAAAATTATGGAAATTCAACAATAGAATTCATTCTGCACAGAATAACGTTTGGCAAGCACAGCTTATTGTTCAAGGAAAAATACTCGTTATAGTGTTGCTGATTGAACACGTTGTGTGTATTGTGGTTATCTTAACAACAACTCTTAGCATTTATGTAAATGTAGATATATTCAGCAACAATAAAACATGGATTGTGATGACGTCATTAGCTGTATCTGTCATTGTTCACGGTGTAGTATCTAATATATGCAACGTGATGTGGACATCCTGCTGTTGCCGAGATAATAGTGCGGTCAAAGAACCTCacagaaaattaaagaaattggAACTCCTAAATATTGAG ACTACGGGCAAACTTCGTATGAAAGCAACATGGACTATAGGTAAACACGCGACCAAGCGAGGACTGATGAAGGTGTATGGAACCAACCATCTGAAAACATGGGCCCAGGAGATTGTTATGTTGGGAATGTTGAGGAGAATTCAGCACCCGAGTCTTATACAGTGTCTGTGGACAAACAGTTCCAATCCTTATTACGAGACAATGACGCTTATATCAGGGGAGATAATTACAAGTGATTCTAG AATAATATGTCTTGAGCTGACAAATGGCGGAACGCTCcatgattttttacaaaaagccGAACTTCCACTTCCGGAACAGTGTCAGCGTATGATTGTACATGATGTCGCTGAGGGTTTGTTCTATCTTCACCATGAAAATATTCTACATAACAACTTGAGCACATCCTGCGTTTACCTCAAAGGCTCACTACAG CCAGATACACACAAGGGGAACACAAAA AGCATGGTTCTGAGGGCAGCAGTTGGTGATTTTGAGGAGGCCCTTATTTATGGAACATTACAACAAAGTGTTGACAATTCAGTGAAAGACAAGCGGCACTTCTTTCTGCCGGATATACGGTCGTTTGCACTTGTTGCACTTCAAGTCGTGTCTAGAAtgtctgaaaaaaagtttcaaaacagaTATGTACATTACAATGCTGAACACGTGCCGCTTAAACTTAACTTGACCAGTGTCATATCTGACGAAGAAGATGAGTTTCAAGCACAATATTCTTATGAAGCTGAAGATACGCATAGGATGTTTCGTGCAATTCATGATGATGATAATTTTTCTAGTGATGAGAGTGAAGAAAACTTTCAAATTGGAAAGAAAGAAAGCGGATCTTTAGCGAATCTGACTTCCCCGCGGCGTGCAATGTCACCACTTTACACTGGAAGAGATGTAAGCACACCAGATACAATAATTGATAGCGGTGACTCCGACAATGACACATGTAATGCCGATGTGTCCGAGAATCCAACAACTCAAACAAATATACCTCGTTCGAAAAATAATATTACAGAATTAGCAGATGCTAATGAACGTTTGAACAAAAGTCATGAAAAGTCAATTGTCAGTAGTAAAAAGCTCAGCACTAGAGCTAAATCGAAAAGTGTTGACAGTTTAGGCAACGATTCCGCGAACCTTTTTAGACAGTTTGATAGTGGTAGGTGTGTTTCACCTGACCCGATGAAGGACGAAACGTTGCAGAAACTCAGAAAGGAAACTAAATCAAGTGCTATGATaaacaagaaagaaagaaaattttctttcAGTAGGAAGAAATCCGAAGAAGAATTTTTTCAGAATGGCAAAATGGAAGCTTTTGTTAAGTCTGATGCAAGACAAAACGAAAAGCGTAAGGATGGAAAATGGCTGAACAAACCAGGTTCAATTCTGAAATCTATAACAAGTAATGACACCACCGTATCAGTCTTCAAAGCAAAACCTACCGATGAAGAAAGTCATCTGGATGCAATAGAGGAAGAGGACATTTCACCAGGCCAAAGTTCATTTCCAAGACAGGTCAAAGTTAAAGAGGCTAAAATAAATAAGCCTGAAGTATGGGATATTATTGATGAGCAATATTATACGCAAGTGAATAAAAAAgcattaaacaaattaaaaaagacaGTGTCAGGGGAGTCGAGATCAAGTCTTTGGTCATTCATTTCTACTCCAGAAGATCTTGACGAGGATGACATGGATGATATACTTGAATGTTTACCCGGAATGACCGATCCTTTTGAATACCGAAAACCGGAAATAACGGTCAGCGACATTATGGCTGAACGTGACTATGCAAAGAAGAAAGATTCATCGAAAAAGAAATTCAACTTCACACAAATGTCAAAATCCAAATTTGAGTTGATTGACTACTACGAAATGTTGAAAGCTAAACAGATCACTATCAACGACATTCCTGAAGACAAACgtgaaatgttattaaatgtggtagagctaaaactagaggaaaaaagaaaaagagaccACACTGTTAATACAGTTATTCGAAGCGATGAAATGTACGATAATAATATGAGTCCGGTCAGTACATGCAATAACAGTAACTCGGGTAAAGTAAAAATGGTAAGTTTCAGAAAAACTCAGAGTCCTTCTTCACCTCTACGGCATCCGTTTCCGGCAGAAAATGATCCAAGACTTGACCGTGCAAGGTCAGCACCGTTGAAAAGGTCTAGAACACCTGTGATTAAGCCACCTACTGAAAAAACACCAGAACTTAATCCAGCATTTCATGATAGTAAGGCAGTCACATATGCAAAACGTAACAGGGCGAGGGCTGCGCTGAAACGAGCTATACATAATAAAGGTAAACAGTCACTTCCAAGACACGCATTGGAAAGAGGACAACAGGATTTGGCAGTAAAATATGCCACCGTCCGAAAAGTAGCATATGGTTCAAACGAAGCTCAAAATAAGGCTGAAGCTGGCGAGTTGATAACTGTACCAGTACCGACAAGTGAAAGTTTCTCGATAATGAATCAGAAAATGCAGAAAAATCATGTCAAGCGGTTTTCGAGTTTTAGCAGCAACGAAAGTGCTAGCACTCTAAGTTCAAGTGAAAGGCAAAGAACGGCTGACACTTCACTGACAAGTGGTGAGTTATCCTCTCTATCATCACAAGCTGAAAGTGAACATTACGAAACGGATTATCACATGACCagtgttgaaaatgaaattaaattacaTTCAGAAGGGAGAAAAACGATACAAACACCATCATCACGTGTTGATAGCGGTTTTGACAGTAGCTCGATTAGTAGTGAGATGTCAGATGCATTTACAAAtagaaaactgcatttaaatacaCAGTTTCAAATTGCAAGTAATAAAGGTGTTGTAGACTCATGGgcaagaaattacaaaatggttgACAGCAGTTTAGACTTGACACCAAACTCGGTTGCAAACAAATGTCTACCTCCTGTTGGTAGTCTTTCCGAACAAACGTCAActggtgaaaataaaaatgtaaatgataacAAACTAATCGTTAACACAGACAGGGAGTGTGTAAAATCAGATATATCACGCGGAAAAGGTAATAATGTGCGAAACAGAAAACGTGCTATCCCGCGTAGGCAAAATGAGTCTCATACGCTTAACATAACACCATATACGACAGTATCTAGTCGACCTGACCCTCCCCACAGCCGATCTATGTCACCACCAAGCCGAATAATGTCCCCTGTTGGACGACCAATGTCTCCTAGCCGGTCACTCTCTCCAACATCATCAAGGCAATCTCTGTCAAATGGTTATGAAAACGCAACTAATATAACACAAACAGCACGACCTATGTCACCTGATGTAAGACCAAAGTCTCCTATATCTAGGCCGATGTCACCGTTGAATCGACCTATGTCTCCAAATGTTCAGCCTACTAACAACTATGCAGTTAAGTCAAATTCGACATCGTCAATTTCAAGAGCTTTATCACCAACAGCGGGTCTTCCAAAGACAATTAATTCAAAACCATTTTCACCTGGGCGAAAGTTAAGCCGACCTGTTTCACCCAAAGAAAAATCAACAGTACCCGATACATCAAAGGAAGGGTTAAATACAAATGATGTTTCAGACAGTGTGAGTCTGGCTGAATCCTCAACATCAAAAGCATCCAAAAGATATAGAGAACTCGTAAAGAAAGGTGTTCCTCTGCGAACATCAGTAATTGATGCTAGTCCAACCCGACTTGAAGGTCACTTAAACGAATTAGATACCCGACCGGCAACTGCTGAAAGCATGTTCGAAGAACCACCAGATGACCAAGAACTGTTCGAAAACCTTGAGGCAAATGGATTCTTTGCTAATAGAGCAAGATCACGTTCACCAAGTccaaataaattttgtagttcaGGCCAAAGCAAAAGGTCTGCGAACAACAAACCTAATGGCAAACACGCAGGTACAAGACGAAAGAAGAAGAGACCGATTCCTTTAGAAGAGATTGTACGTGAAAGTCCAGACTCTCGTAAAGGAAAGCCACATAGGTCTGCGAGCAAAAATCATCTTGCAGTAACAGATGAAGCTATACTTAATCAACCAACATCAGAAGATTCAGAAACATGCAGTATTAAGACAAATAAAAGTAGTACGTCCTCACCATCTGGATCAAAGCCAAAAATGATGATTGATGCCGAACTTGTAATTGATAGGATATTCTCGCAGAATCAACATGAAAATAATGAATTAGATGTAGAAGTCGAGGCAGCACTAGGTTTGGACAAAGATCCTTTCAAAG